One part of the Paramormyrops kingsleyae isolate MSU_618 chromosome 2, PKINGS_0.4, whole genome shotgun sequence genome encodes these proteins:
- the rpl28 gene encoding large ribosomal subunit protein eL28 has translation MSSQLQWMVIRNCSSFLIKRNGQTYSTEPNNLKARNSFRFNGLVHRKTVGVEPAADGKGVVVVLKKRAGQRKPVSSYERITINKNSRATLSSLRHIIRKNRYRRDLRMAALRRASAILKSQKPVVVKKKRSRATKTV, from the exons ATGTCTTCTCAGCTGCAGTGGATGGTGATCAGGAACTGCTCCAGCTTCCTCATCAAGAGGAATGGGCAGACCTACAGCACG GAACCCAACAACCTGAAGGCAAGAAACTCCTTCCGTTTCAATGGACTCGTGCACAGGAAGACTGTAGGAGTGGAGCCAGCTGCAGATGGGAAGGGAGTTGTTGTTGTTCTCAAGAAACGTGCAG GCCAGCGCAAACCGGTCTCTTCCTATGAGAGAATCACCATTAACAAGAACTCCCGTGCCACCCTCAGCAGCCTGCGCCACATCATCCGCAAGAATCGTTACAGGAGGGACCTGCGCATG GCTGCCCTGCGCCGTGCGAGTGCTATCCTGAAGAGCCAGAAGCCCGTGGTCGTCAAGAAGAAGCGTTCCAGGGCCACCAAGACTGTCTGA